tttgttcctaggtattttattctttttgttacaatggtaaatgggagtgtttccttagtttctctttctgaattttttgttgttggtatataggaatgccagagatttctgtgcattaattttgtatcctacaaccttagcaaattcattgattagttctagtagttttctggtgacatctttaggattttctatatatagtatcatgtcattggcaaacagtgacagttttacttcttttccaatttgtattccttttatttctttttcttctctgattgctgtggctaggacttccaaaactatgttgaataagagtggtgaaagaTTTACCACTTATTTCTATATCTTAGCATACTTCAACACCATTGTAGTAAATAGACCGATTTCCTCCAGAACAGTGCTATCCAATAGCATTTTcaacaatgatggaaatgttttttctttgcatACATTTGGGAGCTCAGCCtgactactttctttttttttttttctgcgttgagtctttgttgctgtgcacaggctttctctagttgcggtaagcaggggctactctttccttgcggtgtgtgggcttctcattgcggtggcttctcttgttgtgcatggactctaggcacacaggcttcagtagttgtggcatgcgggctcagtagttgtggcttgtgggctctagagcacaggctcaatagttgtggcacacgggcttagttgctccgcggcatgtgggatcttcccgaaccagggattgaacccgtcccctgtattggtaggcagattcttaaccactgcgccaccagggaagtccatcagcCTGACTACTTTCTTTGTTACCTCTGCCTCTTTCTACCTGCTATCTACTGTTCCCAAATGCTAGGGATTTTAGAGTATATTCCTCTTGTGTAGCTGGATATATTTCCTTCCAAGGATGGTGATTATGCTGAGTCAACCATTCATAACTCTATGCCTCAGATTGTCTCTTGCCTTGAGACACATGGGCCCTGGCCTAAGACTGACTCTTGCAGGAGAACCAAGAACAACAGCTTGTTGTATCATGAAATGACTTCCTAGATAGGGTAATATAATAGAGAGGAGTGGAGAAAAGGTGAAAATATAAATGGCtatataaatgtcagctatttttCATGTTAATGAGAGATTGGGAATTGAGAATAGCATCCTTTCTAGAGTGCAGCTTAGTTTTAGAGAGAAGGGCTAGCTAGCTTTTCCTTTGAGACAGAAAGTAAGGTTAAGTAGATGTGTGATAGACCATAGTGAAGAAGTAGGGATTGAGATAAATGTGAAGTAGGTTTATCTGTTGAGAATAATGGAAAGATAGATAGCATAAAGAgatggtgaggggcttccctggtggcgccgtagttgagagtcctcctgccgatgcaggggacacgggttcgtgccccggtctgggaggatcccacatgccgcagagcggctgggcccgtgagccatggcctctgagcctgtgcgtccggagcctgtgctccgcaacgggagaggccacaacagtgagaggcccacgtaccgccaaaaaaaaaaaaaaaaaaagagatggtgaGGAACATTGCTAAGCAATAGCAGAGGCCAAATTGAAATTCCACAGTATGTATGAATTTGTAGAAAGCTAGATATACATGTGATTTTGCATCTAGTTTTTATCAGCACTGTATGGCTAGGAAATGGAGAAAGTGGAAGGTAGGAATGATTCAGAGTTGAAGATTGATGTCAGTCCTAAGGCATACAAGTGTGTGGTGGTGGAGGGCTGGTGACAGAGTGGTTCAGGCTGGGAAAGGAGCTTAGGAAGGCCTAAAAGACTGAGTGGGAAGAATTGGGTTTCTGGTAACTCCACCATAGCCCTAAAATGATCAAGTGCATTGTGTGATATGCTGTAGTGTGATTGATGTGAAACAGAAATCAACAAATTAGTACAACAGCTAGTCAGTGAGATAAGGGGAAGAAAGGGCTTTATATTAAGCACTAGACactatacatttaatttttacacCTTGTAAGacatctatctatatatccattctacacatgaagaaactgaagttcagcaAGTTTAAATAACCTGTCCAGTTCCACATAGCTAGTAATTCCGCTTAGCTAGTAATTCAGCTAAGCTAGTGAGTTGCAGAGCTGAAATTAGGACGTATGTATTAGGTTGAGCCATATGAAATTGCTGTTGTTTGACCATTTTTGACTGACAAAAATGAAAGTTTCACATGGTTCAACttaatatattcctttttctttataactGGCCATAATATGAGATTGgggtatatttcaaatatttactttgtTTCTTGGACGCGTGTCTTTTCAATCAGTGAATCAGGAAAGCTAGTTTTATTTCTCTGACAAAACTTAAATTAACTTACCTTTTAATTGTATAATCCCTTTTTGTTCTTTATGGGTTGGTGGACCTCCAGTATAGTTAAGGTGTTTTATTCGTCTGTTTTGCAGCACTGGATTTCCTGGAACAAATTTTGACATTCAGCCCCATGGATCGGTTGACAGCAGAAGAAGCGCTTTCCCATCCTTACATGAGCATTTACTCTTTTCCAATGGATGAGCCAATTTCAAGTCATCCTTTTCATATTGAAGATGAAGTTGATGATATTTTGCTTATGGATGAAACTCATAGTCACATTTATAACTGGGAAAGGTAAATTGACTCTAaattagaaaaagatttttttttgaaaattattttattttcaatgaacCATAATAtagtgagttttatttttaaattataaatgataaGACAATGTAAAAGTCTTAGAAATTTAGAAATGGTCTTGGGTTTCTGTTGAACTTACTGCTGTCTTTGAATAGCCTTTatgtgatttaaatatttaataattactgCTTAGGATATACATAATGGGAAAAATTAAATGCTACTTTGGAACAAGAAGTAGTTAATGTCGAAATTAGTTTGTTCACTTGTTGCATTTTTTTTACTCCTAAAATGTTGAGGTGTTTGAGAGTATGTTTACACACATCTGCCAACCATTTTCTTTCTCCACATGAACATTTCTACCATCTGTGTATAGTTCTTTCCTCACATACCCGGATGTTTTCCAGTCTCCACATTTTCTGTCATACTTATTAGTTATCTAATCTCTTTTCTAGTCCCTCCTCCTCAACCCCCCATGTTTTCATGTGTGTCTCAGTCTGCCTCTACTTGAGCATGGTGTGGTCACCTTACTGTAATGTGTCAGTAAGAGGATACCACATTCAGTAAAACATATACATGGAtacttgttgggtttttttgttttttctattcatGGTGATGATTTCCATCAAGTCCTTATCTGCCTTATTACCAGTAGAGTGAAAATCTGTATGACACCTGATTGAAATTAGAGATCTACATTTTGTGgccataaagtatttttttgtgtgtgtgaaactgTGTTAGAATTGAACTGTACATCAGCCACTCAGATgtttatatgcattttatataattatatactttaTTGGTAATTACCAAATATTGCCTCATATTGCTTTATATAGTAACAGAGCTTACCTATCCGTTaagattatatattataaattcctGGAGGAAGGCTCATGACTTAACACTCCTGTTATCCCATCATAGACCTAGCACGCACAGTGTTTTGATCTAAAAGGCACGCAgtgaatttgaaaatgaaatcatacaccTGGACTAAGACTAATGTATTAATGTTTTTCAGGTACCATGATTGTCAGTTTTCAGAGCATGATTGGCCTATACATAACAACTTTGATATTGATGAAGTTCAGCTTGACCCAAGAGCTCTGTCCGATGTCACTGATGAAGAAGAAGTACAAGTCGATCCTCGAAAATATTTGGATGGAGATCGTGAAAAGTATTTGGAGGATCCTGCTTTTGACACCAGTTACTCTACTGAGCCTTGTTGGCAATACTCAGATCATcatgaaaacaaatactgtgatcTGGAGTGTAGCCATACTTGTAACTACAAAACGAGGTCATCATCATACTTAGATAACTTAGTTTGGAGAGAGAGTGAAGTTAATCATTACTATGAACCCAAGCTTATTATAGATCTTTCCAATTGGAAagaacaaagcaaagaaaaatctgATAAGAAAGGCAAGTCAAAATGTGAAAGGAATGGATTGGTTAAAGCCCAGATAGCTCTAGAGGAAGCGTCACAGCAACTGgctgaaaaagaaagggaaaagaatcagGGATTTGACTTTGATTCGTTTATTGCAGGAACTATTCAACTTAGTTCACAACATGAGCCTACTGATGTTGTTGACAAATTAAATGACTTGAATAGCTCAGTGTCCCAACTAGAATTGAAAAGTTTGATATCCAAGTCAGTAAGCCGAGAAAAACAGGAGAAAGGAATGGCCAATTTGGCTCAATTAGAAGCCTTGTACCAGTCTTCTTGGGATAGCCAGtttgtgggaggtggggaggactGTTTTCTCATAAATCAGTTTTGTTGTGAGGTAAGGAAGGATGagcaaattgaaaaggaaaacacttaCACCAGTTACCTGGACAAGTTCTTTAGCAGGAAAGAGGATACTGAAATGCTAGAAACTGAGCCGGTAGAGGATGGGAAGCTTGGGGAGAGAGGAAATGAGGAAGGATTTCTGAACAACAGTGGGGAGTTCCTCTTTAACAAGCAGCTTGAATCCATAGGCATCCCACAGTTTCACAGTCCAGTTGGGTCACCACTTAAGTCAATACAGGCCACATTAACACCTTCTGCTATGAAATCTTCCCCTCAGATTCCTCATAAAACATACAGCAGCATTCTGAAACATCTGAACTAAAACACTCAGCAGAcatttctttttgtattcttcatgaaatgtgttttgtcttctttattaCTAGTGTTTAAGTCATTTTTTTACTTGAATCAGATGGTGTCATTTAGAAAGgatattttcttggtttttaaaatccaGACTTTTTTTCTACATGTGAGATGGTTTTCGTTTTAACTGGCATGTCGTTtgcacacaaaaataaagaatagagcAAAATAATGCAATGCAGGAGGAGACAAAAGAAATGCACTAAGACAAGGAAAAAACATTCTCTCATAGAACAATGATCTGTTTTACAGGAAACAAAAATCTTGCCTTGAAATTTACACAGTGAGACTGTACATAGTTGcatgaaaatatctatttttttcctaaaacatttttcattcatgAGTATTTTCAAGTTTTTCATAC
Above is a genomic segment from Pseudorca crassidens isolate mPseCra1 chromosome 1, mPseCra1.hap1, whole genome shotgun sequence containing:
- the MAPK6 gene encoding mitogen-activated protein kinase 6: MAEKFESLMNIHGFDLGSRYMDLKPLGCGGNGLVFSAVDNDCDKRVAIKKIVLTDPQSVKHALREIKIIRRLDHDNIVKVFEILGPSGSQLTDDVGSLTELNSVYIVQEYMETDLANVLEQGPLLEEHARLFMYQLLRGLKYIHSANVLHRDLKPANLFINTEDLVLKIGDFGLARIMDPHYSHKGHLSEGLVTKWYRSPRLLLSPNNYTKAIDMWAAGCIFAEMLTGKTLFAGAHELEQMQLILESIPVVHEEDRQELLSVIPVYIRNDMTEPHKPLTQLLPGISREALDFLEQILTFSPMDRLTAEEALSHPYMSIYSFPMDEPISSHPFHIEDEVDDILLMDETHSHIYNWERYHDCQFSEHDWPIHNNFDIDEVQLDPRALSDVTDEEEVQVDPRKYLDGDREKYLEDPAFDTSYSTEPCWQYSDHHENKYCDLECSHTCNYKTRSSSYLDNLVWRESEVNHYYEPKLIIDLSNWKEQSKEKSDKKGKSKCERNGLVKAQIALEEASQQLAEKEREKNQGFDFDSFIAGTIQLSSQHEPTDVVDKLNDLNSSVSQLELKSLISKSVSREKQEKGMANLAQLEALYQSSWDSQFVGGGEDCFLINQFCCEVRKDEQIEKENTYTSYLDKFFSRKEDTEMLETEPVEDGKLGERGNEEGFLNNSGEFLFNKQLESIGIPQFHSPVGSPLKSIQATLTPSAMKSSPQIPHKTYSSILKHLN